The Flammeovirgaceae bacterium genome contains a region encoding:
- a CDS encoding tetratricopeptide repeat-containing sensor histidine kinase gives MYQINFVCSAIRSLVLVALFLSAFKSVAQPQHQVDSLKAKLRSSSDEQRFEILAELSRLHFDTDYEAALNYNNMAYAWASERGDSLKMVTSARRIGQLYNRMGKSKEALETLLTALGVAHRNNFAEEYKRILNNIAVAYSYRAEYDRALEYHFKTLALREEDGDIGEIAVSLNNVGFVYFKLRNYPKALEFYTKALEYLEKSTDKSFLGQQLINIGLCHNQLKNFNQAFESFQKAFESCGSNCQDVIKVSGWFGMGVANFGLEKYTEAVEYFNLSLQTAKATGNTRYEGENLVYLGKVYIELNKPAEAENALRQAEQIASKNIYNELLIDTYRQFSVLYNQVNDHVNASAYQRKYITLKDSVYSEQLIDKIAELQTDFAERENLATIAAKEEVIIRQRTLNFSIGIIAVLAALLVFVLYRSNRTVRRVNMALSEAKTELQLLNADLDKKVKEKTASLQKVNEELDNFIYKTSHDIRGPLASLKGICNLAIMESKDPVTLDYLKKLDETAEKLNKVLTRLVTVNQINSSRFDFESINLGALVDEIIMAESKRGLPPRFVIKKEIDKSLTFFSDRELVRIILENLIDNAIKFYNDSDRIDPFVRIKINQHNGHLQVFVIDNGVGISRVDPDKIFQMFMRASERSETGGIGLYLTKLATERLGGSVSLGMTSEGYTEFRVNLPVAAQPAEA, from the coding sequence GTGTACCAAATAAATTTTGTTTGTTCTGCCATTCGCAGCCTGGTGTTGGTTGCGCTATTTCTTTCAGCCTTTAAATCGGTTGCCCAACCTCAGCATCAGGTTGATTCGCTTAAAGCCAAACTGCGCAGCAGTTCGGATGAACAGCGGTTTGAGATCTTGGCTGAATTATCCCGGTTACACTTCGATACGGATTACGAAGCAGCGCTGAATTATAATAACATGGCCTATGCATGGGCTTCGGAACGGGGCGATAGTTTAAAAATGGTAACAAGCGCAAGGCGTATCGGTCAGTTATATAACCGGATGGGTAAATCTAAGGAAGCGTTGGAGACACTATTGACGGCCTTGGGGGTAGCTCACCGAAATAATTTTGCAGAAGAGTACAAAAGAATATTGAACAATATTGCAGTCGCTTACTCTTATCGTGCTGAGTATGACAGGGCATTAGAATATCACTTTAAAACCCTTGCCTTGCGCGAAGAAGACGGGGATATTGGAGAAATTGCTGTTTCTCTGAATAATGTCGGGTTTGTATATTTTAAGTTAAGAAATTATCCCAAAGCGCTTGAATTTTATACCAAAGCTTTGGAGTACCTCGAAAAGTCAACCGATAAGAGTTTTCTTGGTCAGCAGCTAATCAACATCGGGTTGTGCCATAACCAGTTGAAGAACTTTAACCAGGCATTCGAAAGTTTTCAAAAGGCTTTCGAATCGTGTGGTAGTAATTGCCAGGATGTTATTAAGGTCTCCGGTTGGTTTGGTATGGGTGTGGCTAACTTTGGCCTCGAAAAGTATACCGAAGCCGTTGAATACTTTAATCTGTCACTGCAAACAGCAAAAGCCACCGGCAACACCCGGTATGAAGGCGAGAACCTGGTTTATCTGGGTAAGGTTTATATCGAGTTGAATAAACCGGCTGAAGCCGAAAATGCCCTGCGCCAGGCCGAGCAGATTGCCTCGAAAAATATATACAATGAGTTATTAATTGATACCTACCGGCAGTTCTCTGTATTATATAATCAGGTGAACGATCATGTTAATGCCTCGGCTTATCAGCGAAAATACATCACACTCAAGGACAGTGTGTACAGCGAACAACTGATTGATAAAATAGCCGAGCTGCAAACCGACTTTGCCGAGCGAGAAAATCTGGCCACCATTGCCGCCAAAGAGGAAGTCATCATCCGGCAGCGAACACTCAATTTTTCCATCGGTATCATCGCAGTGCTGGCGGCCCTGCTGGTGTTTGTTCTGTATCGCAGTAACCGTACGGTGCGAAGGGTTAACATGGCGCTCAGCGAGGCTAAAACCGAATTACAACTACTCAATGCCGACCTGGATAAGAAAGTGAAGGAGAAAACGGCCAGCCTGCAAAAGGTTAATGAAGAGTTGGATAATTTTATCTACAAAACTTCGCATGACATCCGCGGGCCGCTTGCCAGCCTTAAGGGCATCTGTAACCTGGCCATTATGGAATCAAAGGACCCGGTTACGCTGGATTATTTAAAGAAACTGGATGAAACTGCAGAGAAGTTAAATAAAGTTTTAACCCGGTTAGTTACTGTAAACCAGATTAACAGTTCAAGATTTGACTTTGAATCCATTAACCTGGGCGCTCTGGTGGATGAAATCATCATGGCTGAATCTAAACGTGGACTGCCGCCCCGGTTTGTTATTAAAAAGGAAATTGATAAATCATTAACCTTCTTCAGCGACAGGGAACTGGTGCGGATTATATTGGAGAACCTTATCGATAATGCCATCAAGTTTTATAATGATTCCGATCGAATTGATCCTTTCGTTAGAATTAAAATTAATCAGCATAACGGGCACCTGCAGGTATTCGTCATCGACAACGGTGTTGGCATTTCGCGTGTTGACCCCGACAAGATTTTTCAGATGTTTATGCGTGCCTCCGAGCGTTCAGAGACCGGGGGAATTGGCCTTTACCTTACCAAACTGGCTACCGAGCGACTCGGAGGTTCCGTCAGCCTGGGGATGACGTCCGAAGGCTACACCGAATTCCGGGTGAACCTGCCTGTTGCTGCGCAACCCGCTGAAGCGTAA
- a CDS encoding DUF4136 domain-containing protein codes for MKITSISVGIVFLLGACLGYKELPVEYDYSYKGQFKKYRTFEIMRPTGQPDENLTNNIIESSIISRMKFLGYRQTDNRPHLLISFKMFPDSLRFNGYIQPEIEEWIKSQDENLKYDPKKFNMNTGTLLIQFFDRRQNRSIWQGYATSVYGSIDYNNNRQLRNAVISILDKYRFWAEGFIEGTASSKPSDL; via the coding sequence ATGAAAATCACCAGCATTTCTGTTGGTATTGTTTTCCTGCTTGGCGCATGCCTGGGGTATAAGGAATTACCCGTAGAGTACGACTATAGCTATAAAGGCCAGTTTAAAAAATACCGTACGTTCGAAATCATGCGGCCCACCGGCCAACCCGATGAAAATTTAACCAACAACATCATTGAAAGCTCAATTATCTCACGGATGAAGTTTTTGGGGTATCGCCAAACCGACAACCGCCCTCATCTGCTCATCAGCTTTAAAATGTTCCCTGACAGCCTGCGGTTTAATGGCTACATACAGCCCGAAATTGAAGAATGGATAAAATCGCAGGACGAGAATCTCAAATACGATCCGAAGAAATTCAACATGAACACCGGCACGTTGCTCATCCAGTTTTTTGACAGGCGACAGAACCGGTCCATCTGGCAGGGATATGCCACTTCCGTTTACGGTTCGATTGATTACAATAACAACCGGCAGCTCCGTAATGCAGTCATTTCAATTCTGGATAAATATCGCTTCTGGGCCGAGGGATTTATTGAGGGCACGGCCTCATCAAAACCATCGGATTTATAG
- a CDS encoding 50S ribosomal protein L25/general stress protein Ctc: MKTVEIVGYKRANLGKSQAQQLRNEGNVPCVLYGGDKQVHFYAPMILFRELVYTNEAHFVHLNIEGDECKAILQEVQFHPVSEIILHADFLQIEEGRKIKMNIPTRMVGKAPGVDKGGTLVRKKASLKVYGYPKDMPDHIDVDVSTLDFHHAIKVADMKMEGLEFLDPKQSAIAAVEVPRAAKMAAEEAAAAAAATPAEGAAAPAAGAADAAPAAGAETKKAEAPKKDEGKK; encoded by the coding sequence ATGAAAACTGTTGAGATTGTAGGGTATAAACGAGCGAATCTCGGCAAGTCGCAAGCACAACAACTGCGCAACGAAGGAAATGTTCCCTGCGTGTTGTACGGTGGAGACAAGCAAGTTCACTTTTATGCCCCGATGATTTTATTCCGCGAGTTGGTGTATACCAACGAAGCGCACTTTGTACACCTGAATATTGAGGGAGATGAATGCAAAGCCATTCTGCAGGAAGTACAGTTTCACCCGGTAAGTGAAATCATTTTACATGCTGATTTTCTGCAGATTGAAGAAGGCCGCAAAATTAAAATGAACATCCCTACCCGGATGGTTGGTAAAGCACCCGGAGTAGATAAAGGGGGTACGCTTGTGCGCAAGAAAGCCTCCCTCAAAGTGTACGGCTACCCGAAAGATATGCCTGACCACATTGATGTGGATGTTTCCACACTTGACTTCCACCACGCCATTAAAGTAGCCGATATGAAAATGGAAGGATTGGAGTTTCTGGATCCCAAGCAATCGGCTATTGCCGCTGTTGAAGTGCCGCGTGCCGCCAAGATGGCTGCCGAAGAGGCCGCTGCTGCTGCCGCTGCAACCCCTGCTGAAGGTGCTGCCGCTCCTGCTGCCGGTGCCGCGGACGCTGCCCCTGCTGCCGGTGCTGAGACTAAAAAAGCCGAAGCTCCTAAAAAAGACGAGGGCAAGAAATAA
- a CDS encoding aminoacyl-tRNA hydrolase, with amino-acid sequence MKYLIAGLGNIGPEYELTRHNIGFLVLDQLADKHNADFAVVRYAEKAEFRFKGKQIHLIKPSTYMNLSGKAVLYWLNNLGVEPERLLVIVDDIALPFGSLRLRAQGSAAGHNGLKNIEELLGHPNYPRLRFGIGNNYPRGHQADYVLSNFTPEEFKQLPACIDKACEMVLSFITLGVAKTMSLYND; translated from the coding sequence ATGAAATACCTGATTGCCGGCCTGGGCAACATTGGTCCGGAGTATGAATTAACCCGCCACAACATTGGCTTTTTGGTACTTGACCAGCTTGCTGATAAGCACAATGCTGATTTTGCAGTGGTGCGTTATGCCGAAAAAGCTGAGTTCCGGTTTAAAGGGAAGCAAATCCATTTAATCAAGCCTTCTACCTACATGAACCTCAGCGGCAAAGCTGTTTTATACTGGCTCAACAATCTTGGGGTGGAACCGGAACGACTACTTGTAATTGTTGATGATATCGCCCTGCCCTTTGGCAGCCTGCGCCTGCGGGCACAGGGCAGTGCAGCTGGGCATAACGGATTAAAGAATATTGAAGAATTACTGGGCCACCCGAATTATCCGAGGCTCCGCTTTGGTATTGGCAATAACTATCCGCGCGGACACCAGGCCGACTACGTGCTGAGCAACTTTACACCAGAAGAGTTCAAGCAACTGCCCGCCTGTATTGACAAAGCCTGCGAGATGGTACTGTCATTCATTACCCTTGGAGTGGCAAAAACGATGAGCCTGTATAATGACTGA
- the sppA gene encoding signal peptide peptidase SppA, producing MNFFKTFLASMLALTVFSIISVVLFFMVLGVLSADEKVVLKNNTVLHLKLDAEITEQQVENPFEGMPVFGNEIPTIGLLQLKEAIKHAAADDKIAGIYLDVNYPMAGFATIEEIRQSLMDFKASGKWIVAYSEVMSEKAYYLASVADRVYLNPEGELEFNGLTVEISFFKRLFDKLEIKPEIFRVGDYKSAVEPYLLDKMSNENRLQLTELVHSIYGYMLNQISKSRNVPVDQLKTISDKMLARNARLSQEYGLVDSLLYYDEVLNDLRKRLNLNETEKINTIGYKRYSKSYTATGSSPNEIAVIVADGAILPGKADEGVIGSETFAETIRKARENKRVKAIVLRINSPGGSFQASDVMWREVTLAAKQKPVIASMSDYAASGGYYLAMGCDTIVAQPHTITGSIGVFSVLFDASGFLGNKLGITFDEVNTGEYGEMVTLSRPLTPGEKNVWQQRTEEIYETFTGKAALGRNISKDQIKQVASGRVWTGQQAKDRQLVDVLGGYEQALAIAADAAGLGNDYKVRYYPARKSIIEQFLGSLEDNAKTQRLKQEMGAYYVVFKQWQVLRQHKGVQARMPFELQIN from the coding sequence ATGAACTTTTTTAAAACGTTTCTGGCCTCTATGCTGGCCCTTACCGTGTTTTCTATTATCAGTGTGGTTTTATTTTTTATGGTGCTGGGAGTTCTTTCAGCGGATGAAAAGGTCGTACTGAAGAACAATACCGTGTTACACCTGAAACTTGATGCTGAAATTACCGAACAACAAGTGGAAAATCCGTTTGAAGGAATGCCGGTTTTTGGTAATGAAATTCCAACCATCGGTCTGCTTCAACTGAAGGAAGCCATTAAGCATGCTGCTGCCGATGACAAAATTGCCGGCATTTACCTGGATGTAAACTACCCGATGGCCGGCTTTGCCACCATCGAAGAGATTCGCCAGTCGTTAATGGATTTTAAGGCCAGCGGCAAATGGATAGTTGCTTATTCGGAAGTGATGTCGGAGAAAGCGTACTACCTGGCCTCGGTAGCCGACCGTGTTTATCTGAATCCGGAAGGAGAGTTGGAGTTTAACGGACTTACCGTTGAAATCAGCTTTTTTAAACGACTCTTCGATAAACTGGAAATTAAACCCGAGATCTTTCGGGTGGGCGATTACAAAAGCGCGGTTGAGCCTTACCTGCTCGACAAGATGAGCAACGAAAACAGGCTTCAATTAACCGAATTGGTTCATTCTATTTATGGGTACATGCTTAATCAGATCTCAAAATCCAGAAATGTGCCGGTCGATCAGCTAAAAACTATTTCGGATAAAATGCTGGCCCGCAATGCCCGTCTGAGTCAGGAATACGGTTTGGTTGATTCATTGCTTTATTACGATGAGGTTTTGAATGATCTCCGGAAACGCCTGAACCTTAACGAGACTGAAAAAATCAACACCATCGGGTACAAGCGGTACAGTAAAAGTTACACTGCAACCGGGTCATCGCCTAATGAAATTGCTGTAATCGTAGCCGATGGAGCCATTTTGCCCGGTAAAGCCGATGAGGGTGTAATTGGCTCCGAAACATTTGCTGAGACCATTCGGAAAGCGCGCGAGAATAAACGGGTGAAGGCCATTGTATTACGCATTAACTCGCCAGGAGGAAGTTTTCAGGCATCGGATGTAATGTGGCGTGAAGTGACCCTGGCGGCAAAGCAAAAACCGGTAATTGCCTCTATGTCTGATTACGCAGCATCGGGCGGTTATTACCTGGCTATGGGCTGCGATACCATTGTGGCCCAGCCGCATACCATTACCGGTTCGATTGGTGTATTCAGTGTGCTGTTTGATGCCAGCGGATTTCTGGGTAACAAACTCGGTATTACCTTCGATGAAGTAAATACCGGTGAATATGGTGAAATGGTAACACTCAGCCGGCCATTAACACCGGGCGAAAAGAATGTGTGGCAGCAACGCACCGAAGAAATTTACGAGACCTTTACGGGTAAAGCGGCCCTGGGCCGGAATATCAGTAAGGATCAGATTAAACAGGTTGCCAGCGGCCGCGTGTGGACAGGCCAACAGGCAAAAGATCGCCAGCTTGTTGACGTGCTTGGCGGCTATGAACAGGCCCTGGCTATTGCAGCCGATGCAGCCGGCTTAGGCAATGACTATAAGGTACGCTATTATCCCGCCCGTAAGTCAATTATCGAGCAGTTCCTTGGTTCGCTTGAGGATAACGCCAAAACACAACGGTTGAAACAGGAAATGGGTGCTTACTATGTGGTATTTAAGCAATGGCAGGTCTTAAGGCAGCATAAGGGCGTGCAGGCCCGCATGCCTTTTGAATTGCAGATTAATTGA
- the folK gene encoding 2-amino-4-hydroxy-6-hydroxymethyldihydropteridine diphosphokinase — translation MNKAYLLLGSNLGNRLINLENARQHISRQVGPIVTASSVYETAPWGNENQGMFYNQVVEINTTLQPRVLLANTLVIETVLGRIRSNDKFGPRVIDIDLLFYNDEILNTPELTLPHPALQSRRFTLEPLNEIAPDFMHPVIGKSVNQLLAECTDNLPVTRIT, via the coding sequence ATGAACAAGGCTTACCTGCTTTTAGGAAGCAACCTGGGCAACCGGCTGATAAACCTCGAAAACGCACGGCAGCATATCAGTCGGCAGGTAGGGCCAATAGTTACAGCTTCATCAGTTTACGAAACGGCACCCTGGGGCAATGAAAACCAGGGGATGTTTTATAACCAGGTGGTTGAAATAAACACTACGTTACAGCCCCGGGTGTTGCTTGCCAATACTTTGGTTATTGAAACTGTACTGGGCCGGATTCGGAGCAACGATAAATTCGGCCCGCGTGTAATTGATATAGACCTGTTGTTTTATAATGATGAAATACTTAACACGCCCGAACTAACTCTTCCACATCCGGCACTGCAAAGCAGGCGCTTTACTCTTGAGCCGCTCAATGAAATTGCACCGGATTTTATGCATCCGGTAATTGGTAAATCTGTAAACCAGTTGCTTGCTGAATGTACCGATAACCTGCCGGTTACCCGGATTACCTAA
- the metG gene encoding methionine--tRNA ligase, protein MTKIYKRTTVTAALPYANGPLHIGHIAGAYLPSDTYVRYLRLKGEDVIFICGSDEHGVAINLGARKEGVSPKAFVDKYHELMKKAFDDFGITFDIYSRTSNSVHYKTAQDFFTTIHQKGIFLEEVSDQYYDEQEGLFLADRYITGTCPNCKHPNAYGDQCEKCGSSLSPRQLINPRSTISGKPPVLKPTKHWYFPLDKYETWLKEWLIEGHKADWKTNVYGQCRSWIDQGLQPRSITRDMDWGIPVPLPDAKGKVLYVWFDAPIGYISATKELKGTDWEKYWKDPETRLIHFIGKDNIVFHCIIFPCMLRAEGSFIVPDNVPANEFLNLEGEKISTSRNHAVWLHEYLLEFPGRRDELRYVLTSISPETKDADFTWKDYQQRVNSELVAILGNFVNRVMVLTWKYFDGVVPSDKEIAGTTPARKKILNAYQQAHTELNQSVKEIVRGLEEFRFREAQFHLMNLARIGNKFLADTEPWKLASQDKEAVGAILNYALTVVGNLAVACQPFLPDTAKNMLRQLNGVDMVKKWNELWKKGELVNTVTEGHKLGKPELLFRNIDDAEVEQQIEKLKKPKSAMTESTELKPLKPEITIDDFAKLDIRIGKVLAAERVEKSDKLLKLTIDTGVDQRTVLSGISKHYTPEEIVGKQVTLIANLAPRKMMGMQSQGMVLMAIDCDGKLKLLHPDAVVTPGSTVS, encoded by the coding sequence ATGACCAAGATTTACAAACGCACAACTGTAACGGCTGCTTTGCCGTATGCCAATGGCCCGCTTCATATCGGGCATATTGCCGGTGCGTACCTGCCCTCCGATACGTATGTGCGTTACCTTCGGCTGAAAGGTGAGGATGTGATTTTCATTTGCGGTTCCGATGAACACGGAGTGGCCATTAACCTGGGCGCAAGGAAGGAGGGTGTGTCACCAAAGGCTTTTGTTGATAAGTATCACGAATTGATGAAGAAAGCATTTGATGATTTTGGAATTACTTTCGATATCTATTCCCGTACCTCCAATTCGGTTCATTATAAAACAGCTCAGGATTTTTTTACTACCATCCATCAGAAAGGAATTTTTCTTGAAGAAGTTTCCGATCAGTATTATGACGAGCAGGAGGGGCTTTTCCTGGCCGATCGGTACATTACCGGCACCTGCCCAAATTGCAAACACCCCAATGCCTATGGCGACCAATGTGAGAAGTGCGGCTCAAGCCTTAGCCCCCGCCAACTGATTAACCCCCGTTCAACCATCTCCGGAAAGCCACCGGTGCTCAAACCAACAAAACATTGGTACTTTCCGCTGGATAAGTACGAAACGTGGCTGAAAGAATGGCTCATTGAGGGACATAAAGCGGATTGGAAAACCAATGTATATGGTCAATGCCGCTCCTGGATCGACCAGGGCCTGCAGCCACGTTCCATTACCCGCGACATGGACTGGGGAATACCCGTGCCGCTGCCCGATGCAAAAGGCAAGGTGTTGTACGTGTGGTTCGATGCGCCCATCGGCTACATATCGGCCACCAAAGAACTAAAAGGTACCGACTGGGAAAAATACTGGAAGGATCCGGAAACGCGGCTCATTCATTTTATCGGCAAGGACAATATTGTCTTTCATTGCATCATCTTTCCGTGCATGCTTCGGGCCGAAGGCAGTTTTATTGTGCCTGATAATGTGCCGGCTAATGAGTTTCTTAACCTGGAAGGCGAAAAGATTTCAACTTCGCGAAACCATGCAGTGTGGCTGCACGAGTACCTTTTGGAATTTCCGGGCCGCAGAGATGAGTTACGCTATGTACTCACATCCATCAGTCCCGAAACCAAAGATGCCGACTTTACCTGGAAGGATTACCAACAACGGGTGAACAGCGAACTGGTGGCCATTCTTGGGAATTTTGTAAACCGGGTAATGGTGCTTACCTGGAAGTATTTTGATGGAGTGGTGCCATCGGATAAAGAAATTGCGGGTACAACACCGGCCAGAAAGAAAATTTTAAATGCGTACCAGCAGGCACATACCGAATTGAATCAGTCGGTTAAGGAAATTGTCCGTGGACTTGAAGAATTCCGCTTTCGCGAGGCCCAGTTTCACTTAATGAACCTGGCGCGCATCGGTAACAAATTTCTGGCCGATACAGAACCCTGGAAACTGGCCAGCCAGGATAAGGAGGCTGTGGGCGCTATCCTTAATTATGCACTTACTGTTGTTGGAAACCTCGCGGTGGCCTGTCAACCGTTTTTGCCTGACACAGCCAAGAACATGCTGCGCCAACTTAATGGTGTTGATATGGTTAAAAAATGGAATGAATTATGGAAAAAAGGTGAGTTGGTAAACACAGTTACCGAGGGTCATAAACTCGGCAAACCTGAGTTGTTGTTCCGAAACATTGACGATGCGGAAGTTGAACAGCAAATTGAAAAACTTAAAAAGCCGAAGTCAGCCATGACCGAATCAACAGAATTAAAGCCCCTAAAGCCTGAAATTACTATTGATGATTTTGCTAAACTGGATATCCGCATTGGTAAAGTGTTGGCCGCTGAACGGGTAGAGAAATCCGATAAGTTGCTGAAGCTCACCATTGATACGGGTGTCGATCAGCGCACCGTGCTTAGCGGAATTTCCAAACATTACACGCCCGAGGAAATTGTGGGCAAACAGGTTACCCTGATAGCCAACCTGGCACCTCGTAAAATGATGGGCATGCAATCGCAGGGCATGGTGCTGATGGCCATAGACTGCGATGGCAAACTAAAACTGCTGCACCCGGATGCGGTTGTGACTCCCGGCTCCACAGTCAGTTGA
- a CDS encoding ribose-phosphate pyrophosphokinase: protein MAVKIFSGRATTYLAEKIAHAYGEPLGVVNYQQFSDGEMSPHIAESVRGHEVFIIQSTIPPSDNLMELLLMVDAAKRASASSVNVVIPYFGYARQDRKDKPRVSIAAKLIANLISAAGADRIMTCDLHADQIQGFFDIPVDHLDGSYIFVPYLKSLGLANIMFATPDVGGIKRARSFAKFFDAELAVCDKYRKEANQVESMRLIGEVEGKDVVLVDDLVDTAGTICKAAALLKEKGARSVRAACTHPVLSGKAYENIEKSVLEEIVVADTLPLKQTSPKIRVLTVSDLFAKAIRKIHDHESISSLFIRL from the coding sequence ATGGCAGTAAAAATTTTCAGCGGCAGAGCCACCACCTACCTGGCAGAAAAAATCGCGCATGCGTATGGCGAACCGCTGGGCGTGGTTAACTATCAGCAATTCAGCGATGGTGAAATGTCACCCCACATTGCTGAATCGGTTCGCGGCCACGAAGTGTTCATCATCCAGTCAACCATTCCGCCATCGGATAACCTGATGGAGCTATTATTGATGGTGGATGCCGCCAAGCGGGCCAGCGCTTCGAGTGTCAATGTGGTTATCCCCTACTTTGGCTATGCCCGGCAGGACCGGAAGGACAAGCCGCGTGTTTCCATTGCAGCCAAACTCATTGCCAACCTGATATCCGCAGCCGGTGCCGACCGGATTATGACATGCGACTTACATGCCGACCAGATACAAGGCTTTTTTGATATTCCCGTTGACCACCTGGATGGCTCGTACATCTTTGTACCCTATTTAAAATCGCTTGGCTTAGCCAACATTATGTTTGCAACGCCCGATGTGGGCGGCATAAAACGCGCCCGCAGTTTTGCCAAATTTTTTGATGCCGAACTGGCTGTTTGCGATAAGTACCGCAAAGAAGCTAACCAGGTAGAGTCCATGCGCCTGATAGGTGAAGTAGAAGGTAAAGATGTTGTGCTGGTAGATGATTTGGTAGATACAGCCGGTACCATTTGCAAAGCCGCTGCACTGCTTAAAGAAAAAGGTGCCCGATCCGTACGGGCTGCCTGCACGCACCCCGTATTGTCGGGCAAAGCCTACGAAAACATTGAAAAATCGGTGTTGGAAGAAATTGTAGTGGCCGATACCCTGCCGTTAAAACAAACCTCACCAAAAATCCGGGTGCTCACCGTATCCGATCTCTTTGCTAAGGCTATCCGGAAAATCCACGATCACGAATCGATTAGTTCATTATTTATCCGTTTGTAA
- a CDS encoding thiol-disulfide oxidoreductase DCC family protein — protein sequence MGSLGAISQPPHTSVVLFDGVCNLCSGAVQFILKRDPEGTFRFASLQSEISKQLLANRGFEFSELNTLVLIKDQKIFTKSDAALEIARNLTGLWPLCYVFKIIPRVIRNPVYDWIARNRYRWFGKRETCWLPSVKWKDRFLDQ from the coding sequence ATGGGTTCACTTGGTGCGATAAGTCAGCCACCCCATACTTCAGTAGTTTTGTTTGATGGTGTTTGTAACCTGTGCAGTGGGGCTGTGCAGTTTATTTTAAAACGCGATCCGGAAGGCACCTTCAGGTTCGCCTCGCTGCAATCTGAAATCAGCAAACAATTGCTGGCGAATCGGGGGTTTGAATTCTCCGAGTTGAATACCCTGGTACTCATAAAAGATCAAAAGATTTTTACAAAGAGTGATGCCGCTCTTGAAATTGCGCGCAACCTTACCGGGTTGTGGCCTCTTTGTTATGTTTTTAAAATTATTCCGCGGGTTATCCGCAATCCGGTTTACGACTGGATAGCGCGTAACCGGTACCGGTGGTTCGGCAAAAGAGAAACGTGCTGGCTGCCCTCAGTGAAATGGAAAGACCGATTTTTAGATCAGTGA
- the fabD gene encoding ACP S-malonyltransferase codes for MKAYIFPGQGAQFSGMGKDLYELNPKAKFYFDKANEVLGFAITQTMFAGTAEELKQTKITQPAIFIHSVAVALSSDSFRPDMVAGHSLGEFSALVANRSLGYEDALALVYKRAMAMQKACEITPSTMAAVLGLDDNVVEEVCASVTGEVVVAANYNCPGQLVISGSIKGIELASEKLKAAGAKRVLPLQVGGAFHSPLMEPARKELAAAIEATTFHKPVCPVYQNVNAMPASDVDTIKKNLIAQLTAPVRWTQSVQQMVKDGAKTFIECGPGKVLQGLVKKIAPEAEAMSL; via the coding sequence ATGAAAGCATACATTTTTCCGGGCCAGGGTGCGCAGTTCAGCGGCATGGGTAAAGACCTGTACGAATTGAACCCCAAAGCAAAATTCTATTTTGATAAAGCAAACGAAGTGCTGGGTTTTGCTATTACCCAAACCATGTTTGCCGGTACTGCCGAGGAACTGAAGCAAACCAAAATAACGCAGCCGGCCATATTTATTCATTCGGTTGCTGTGGCGCTATCGAGCGACTCCTTCCGTCCGGATATGGTGGCAGGCCATTCGCTTGGCGAGTTCTCGGCTTTGGTAGCAAACCGTTCGCTTGGGTATGAAGACGCTCTGGCCCTGGTTTACAAACGCGCTATGGCTATGCAGAAGGCCTGTGAGATTACTCCTTCAACTATGGCGGCTGTGCTTGGACTGGATGATAACGTTGTTGAAGAAGTGTGTGCTTCGGTAACAGGCGAAGTAGTGGTGGCGGCAAACTATAATTGCCCGGGGCAATTGGTTATATCGGGTTCTATTAAAGGAATTGAACTTGCTTCCGAAAAATTAAAGGCAGCCGGAGCCAAACGCGTATTGCCCCTTCAGGTAGGCGGTGCTTTTCATTCGCCATTGATGGAACCGGCCCGTAAAGAACTTGCTGCAGCCATTGAGGCGACTACTTTTCATAAGCCGGTTTGCCCGGTATATCAAAACGTAAATGCAATGCCGGCTTCGGATGTTGATACCATTAAAAAAAACCTGATTGCTCAACTTACGGCCCCGGTTCGTTGGACACAGTCTGTTCAGCAAATGGTTAAAGACGGAGCAAAAACATTTATCGAATGCGGTCCGGGCAAAGTGCTGCAGGGCCTGGTTAAGAAGATAGCGCCCGAGGCGGAAGCCATGAGCCTTTAG